The genomic stretch TGCTTCTCAAATTGAACGAGAGGTGATACAACATAATTACGAAAAAGGCGAAATTAATCGAAATGAATTAAAAGAATTTAGACAACATTTATTAATGCTCGAAAATGTAATCCAATTTATAGAGTGATTAGACAAGGTTTTGATTTTTTCAATGTGGAAAATAGAGTATGACCATAATTGGATCATACTCTATTTTACGTAATTGGAAGAAGGATCAATTTACATTTAATTTTTGTGAAGTGAGATTCTAATAATACATTGAAACTTTAGGGGAATTTATTTTCTTGTTTTATATAGATGGGATGTTTATAATGAATTTATTAAACAGGAGATGAGCAGACGATATGACGAATTTTTCAAAGGTGCCGCGTCGTAAATTAGCAGACGAGGTATTGGAACAATTACAAAGAAAAATTTTTTCTGGTGAATATAAAGTGGGTGACAAATTACCTTCAGAACCACAGTTAATGGAAGAATTAGGTGTTGGTCGTTCAACACTAAGAGAAGTAATTAAAATTTTAGCTCACGCAGGTATTTTAGAAGTTAGACAAGGTCATGGCACACATATCATTTCTAATAGTCCTGTTCAAAATTCGTTGGAAAAAAACTTGAAGGATGCAAATAAAGCACATCTTCTTGAAGCTAGAGCGATGATCGATAAAGAAGTGACATCATTAGCTGTTAAGCGCCGTAATGATGATGACCTTTTACAAATGAAAACGTATCTAGATAAACGAAAAAATGCACTGAAAGAAGGGCAGTATGCTGAATATTTAGAAGCAGATATTTCCTTTCATTTGTCAATTGCAAAAGCAAGTAAAAACCCAATACTGATTGATTTATATCAGTCATTTATTCCTGTTCTACGTCAAGATTTAAGTAAATTAATCATGAACACTTCCAATTATCAAGACAATTCGGATATACATGAGAAGTTGTACTTAGCAATTTTAAACCAAAATGAAGAAGATGCAATAAAATATGCGATGAAAAATATGGAGCCACTATAAGCTCCTATTGTTATGATTTAAACATCTGATGATATGATGAATTATTAGTATAAAGGAATGATCAAAATGAAATTAAAACCTATTTTTTATGTTTTAGCACTATTTTTAGTATCAATAAATTTACGGATTGGAATTACTTCAATTTCTCCAGTTTTAGAAATCATTCGACATGACTTAAATATGAGCAACTTTGTAGTTAGCTTTTTAACTTCTATTCCAGTTTTATGTATGGGGATATTTGCTTTATTTACTGGACAATTAAGTAATAGATGGGGTAGTGAAAAAACAATTGCTGCTTGTATAATATTAATCGGAGTCGCAACAGGTTTAAGAGCGGTAGCTACAACTTCTGCAACTTTATTATTTACCGCTTTGTTGGTTGGTATTGGAATTGCAATTATTGGTCCTTTACTTTCTGGATTTATAAAAAAAATGTTCCCTAATAAGTTGGGAATGATGATTGGAATCTATTCAGTGGGTATGGGACTTGGTGCATCTTTAAGTTCGGGACTCACGATCCCTCTACAAAAAACGTTCGGAGGGTCATGGAATAAGGCACTTGCAATATGGGGTGTATTAGCTATTATAGCTTTTATTGCTTGGTACCCAATGATTAAAAAAAGTGTAAGAAATATAGAAAATAAAAAGAGTGGATTACCTTATAAAAATAAGAAAGCATGGATGTTTACATTAATTTTTGGTTTACAATCAGGTTTATTTTATTGTATCAGTACATGGCTTGCACCATTAGCAGGAAAATTTGGAATCTCTAGTACAAAAGCAGGCACAGTGATTACTTTATTTACATTGGTTCAGATGGTGTGTAGCTTTATCATACCGACTCTAGCTGATCGATTTAAAAACCAAAAACTTTATTTAATAGGAAGTACAATTTTCGTCATGGCAGGCCTGTTATTTATTATTTTTGAAATTAACTTGTGGATTGCTGTTATTTTTATTGGGATCGCTTTAGGTGGTTTATTCCCATTAGCATTAGTTTTACCTTTAAATGCGACTAATACCGCTGAAGAAGCTAGAGCATGGACTGCTTTAATGCAATCAGTTGGATATATTATAAGTGGCTTTATTCCGATTATAGCTGGTCTTATACTCGATGCTACAGGAAGTATTATGAATATTTTTATTTTATTAGTAGTATTAAGCTTTATATTATTATGTCTAATTTTAGGTATTCCTCTAAAAGAGACATTAAAAATGAGCCGTAAAGCTAGTTAGAAATACAATCGAAATGATAACATCAAAGGGCCGTCCTTAAAGTTAGCTAAACTGACTTATTGACGGTCCTTTTAATATATTGTTGTTCTATGCTTCATTAACAATTGCTAATATAAAAAAGCCATTCAATAAAGTAATCAAATCTGCTATCGTTGCACTTCCAATGGTTTTAGGAATAGGAACTTTAACGAATGTTATTGGACCTTCAGGAGAAACACGGAATTCTAATGTAACGATAGATGTAAAGCCTTCAGCTCCTTCAAAAATTAATGAATCTAAAGAAAAAAGTTCTAACAGTCACATATAGTATCTATAAAAAAGGAATTTCACTTTGAAATTTCTTTTTTATTATCTCCATTATAAAAAACGACAGGTTAGTAGAATGAGAGATGATATAATATGGTAAAGCATGGGCTTTTATATTCGGAGACGATTAAAAGTAAAATCTTTTTTGATATAGAAAAATAAAAGTGAGGAACATAAATGATAGAATTTAACGGAAAATACAATAATGGAAAAATACTACTTGATTATGTGGATACAAATGTTATTACACAATTAAAAACGATATTAGATACGGAATGTTTTTCAAATTCAAACATCGTTGTTATGCCAGATTGCCATATATCTAGTGGCGGTGTAATGGTTGGTTTTACAATGACGTTGAATGATTATATTATTCCTTCAATCGTAGGAGTTGATATCGGGTGTGGTGTGAGTGCATATTATCTAGGGCGGATGAAAACAGTAAAGTCTGAAAAACTTGATAAGTTTATCCGAAAAAATATCCCAATAGGATCAAATATCCACGATGAACCAGTAATTGAACCGGAAGAGATTGCTGAGGCAATTGAGAGACTTGGTTTAAATTATAATTACGTAATGAGCAGTATTGCAACCCTTGGTGGTGGAAATCATTTTATTGAAATTGATAAAGATGAAAATAATCATTTTTGGCTCGTAATCCATACTGGTTCAAGACATTTTGGATTTGAAATTGCAAAACATCATATGAATGTCGCAAAAGAAAATATGAAACAATTATTCGGAGAAAACTATAAAGGTTTTGAATACTTATCTAAAAAAGAAGATAAAGATGCTTATTTAAAAGATCTTTCGATTGCGCAACACTTTGCTTCATTAAATCGTGAACAAATTGCGAAAATTATTATCGGAAAATATTTTAAATTAGATTTTGATGGAATTAGGAAAATCGAATCAATACATAATTATATCGATCTTAAAAACAATATCTTAAGAAAAGGTGCAATTTCAGCTACTGAAGGCGAAGAAGTGATTATTCCTTTTAATATGGCATTTGGTTGTGCCGTTGGAAAAGGTAAAAGTTCAGGTGACTATAATTTCTCAGCACCACATGGAGCAGGGCGTATTATGAGCAGAACAGATGCAGCATATAAAGTAGACTTAGATATTTATCAAAAAGCGATGAAAGGTGTCTTTACAACATCGATCAACAAACATACAATTGACGAATCTCCAATGGTGTATAAAAAACCGAAATTAATACTTGAAAATATTACTGAACAGATTGATATCGAATTTTTTATGAAGCCGATTTACAATTTAAAAGCAGACAAATAATGTTTCAACTAAATAAGTCGTAATTAGATCGCTCAAGATTCACAATTATATAGTCTATAGAGTGAAAACTATTAAAAAAAGAAGTAGATGAAAATCTACTTCTAATATTTAAAACTATTAATTGGATCTAAAGTTACTGAAAAGCCAAACATTAGCACCTCTCCAAACACGACTTATAGGGTTAAGTGCCACAGTGAAAGTAGGGTTACTACCACCATCAAGTCTATTGTTTACCACTTCTTCAATAATGCTATTTGTAGAAAATTTACCGTTTACTTCAAAATCTTTTCCTAATACTAAAACTTTTTTAATTTATTAATCGGTTATTCTCCTTAAAGTAGTTTGTAATAAAAGTCATTCAATAATAATATCGGTTGATTTATTTAC from Arthrobacter citreus encodes the following:
- a CDS encoding FadR family transcriptional regulator, which gives rise to MTNFSKVPRRKLADEVLEQLQRKIFSGEYKVGDKLPSEPQLMEELGVGRSTLREVIKILAHAGILEVRQGHGTHIISNSPVQNSLEKNLKDANKAHLLEARAMIDKEVTSLAVKRRNDDDLLQMKTYLDKRKNALKEGQYAEYLEADISFHLSIAKASKNPILIDLYQSFIPVLRQDLSKLIMNTSNYQDNSDIHEKLYLAILNQNEEDAIKYAMKNMEPL
- a CDS encoding MFS transporter — encoded protein: MIKMKLKPIFYVLALFLVSINLRIGITSISPVLEIIRHDLNMSNFVVSFLTSIPVLCMGIFALFTGQLSNRWGSEKTIAACIILIGVATGLRAVATTSATLLFTALLVGIGIAIIGPLLSGFIKKMFPNKLGMMIGIYSVGMGLGASLSSGLTIPLQKTFGGSWNKALAIWGVLAIIAFIAWYPMIKKSVRNIENKKSGLPYKNKKAWMFTLIFGLQSGLFYCISTWLAPLAGKFGISSTKAGTVITLFTLVQMVCSFIIPTLADRFKNQKLYLIGSTIFVMAGLLFIIFEINLWIAVIFIGIALGGLFPLALVLPLNATNTAEEARAWTALMQSVGYIISGFIPIIAGLILDATGSIMNIFILLVVLSFILLCLILGIPLKETLKMSRKAS
- a CDS encoding RNA-splicing ligase RtcB, with the translated sequence MIEFNGKYNNGKILLDYVDTNVITQLKTILDTECFSNSNIVVMPDCHISSGGVMVGFTMTLNDYIIPSIVGVDIGCGVSAYYLGRMKTVKSEKLDKFIRKNIPIGSNIHDEPVIEPEEIAEAIERLGLNYNYVMSSIATLGGGNHFIEIDKDENNHFWLVIHTGSRHFGFEIAKHHMNVAKENMKQLFGENYKGFEYLSKKEDKDAYLKDLSIAQHFASLNREQIAKIIIGKYFKLDFDGIRKIESIHNYIDLKNNILRKGAISATEGEEVIIPFNMAFGCAVGKGKSSGDYNFSAPHGAGRIMSRTDAAYKVDLDIYQKAMKGVFTTSINKHTIDESPMVYKKPKLILENITEQIDIEFFMKPIYNLKADK